From Procambarus clarkii isolate CNS0578487 chromosome 73, FALCON_Pclarkii_2.0, whole genome shotgun sequence, one genomic window encodes:
- the LOC138356682 gene encoding uncharacterized protein: MGINWQPSTPPSQQPSTPPSSATLHAPFLSSPPRPLPQQPSRPPSSAALQAPFLSSPTRPLPQQPSTPPSSAALQAPFLSSPPGPLPQQPSRPPSSAALHAPFLSSPPRPLPQQPSTPPSSAALHAPFLSPPGPLPQQPSTPPSQQPSTPPSSAALHAPFLSPPGPLPPQPSTPPRARV; this comes from the coding sequence CAGCCCTCCACGCCCCCTTCTCAGCAACCCTCCACGCCCCCTTCCTCAGCAACCCTCCACGCCCCCTTCCTCAGCAGCCCTCCACGCCCCCTTCCTCAGCAGCCCTCCAGGCCCCCTTCCTCAGCAGCCCTCCAGGCCCCCTTCCTCAGCAGCCCTACACGACCCCTTCCTCAGCAGCCCTCCACGCCCCCTTCCTCAGCAGCCCTCCAGGCCCCCTTCCTCAGCAGCCCTCCAGGCCCCCTTCCTCAGCAGCCCTCCAGGCCCCCTTCCTCAGCAGCCCTCCACGCCCCCTTCCTCAGCAGCCCTCCACGCCCCCTTCCTCAGCAACCCTCCACGCCCCCTTCCTCAGCAGCCCTCCACGCCCCCTTCCTCAGCCCTCCAGGCCCCCTTCCTCAGCAGCCCTCCACGCCCCCTTCTCAGCAGCCCTCCACGCCCCCTTCCTCAGCAGCCCTCCACGCCCCCTTCCTCAGCCCTCCAGGCCCCCTTCCTCCTCAGCCCTCCACGCCCCCAAGGGCCCGCGTCTAG